Proteins encoded together in one Bifidobacterium sp. ESL0745 window:
- a CDS encoding phosphoenolpyruvate carboxylase — translation MAKSTKNNQPDNNQPITQPDAALFTSGVGTKGPEERDLPQTLKDDLALCLEILRTVLGEYDKDLLSTFDTVRGYAVKASAEHYAETIGKEHPKEDNLEKAEKVIDALNVHQAQLLARALTTYFHLANLCEENYRVSVLHKREANVSEDAATDPVNELTGAYHQLINEMGPAKAKKLLNKLEFHPVFTAHPTEARRKAVEGKIRRIATLLSAGKLLGGSDKKENYRRLYNEIDALFRTSPIGAKKPTPVEEADTIIDIFDNTLFDTIPQVYRRFDDWILGDQAGIAEPQCPAFFHPGSWIGTDRDGNPNVTAKVSRAVARKFSDHAIEALEKATRTAGTNLTMETVTTPPSDELVNLWSHQKEMSERLTDKAAATSSNELHRAVMLVMADRLHYTVVRDADLMYKSCDDFIADLKIVQRSLAAAGDKRAAYGPIQDVIWKAQTFGFHLVETEFRQHSLVHSRALEDIREHGLHGERGELQPMTHEVLDTFRALGAIQKRNGQKAARRYIISFTKSAQNIRDVYELNRMAFSNPEDVPTIDVIPLFEQLQDLQNCVDVLDEMIKIPEVQARLKATGGKLEVMLGYSDSSKDAGPTTATLALHSAQGRIAEWAKKNNIDLTLFHGRGGAVGRGGGPANRAVLAQPAGSVNCRFKLTEQGESIFARYGNQALAIRHVESVAAATLLQSAPSMEKTNTEMTKKYWGMAEKLDESAHNRFLDLLNTPDFTPWFSTVTPLTEIGLLPIGSRPAKRGLGAKSLDDLRTIPWVFSWAQARINLAAWYGLGTACEDFGDLKTLRNAYKEWPVFSTFIDNIEMSLAKTDERIAKMYLALGDRDDLRDKVLNEMELTRKWVLAIVGDQWPLQHRHVLGQAVRVRSPYVDILSVIQVLALRSQRELQKKHDAEAAKARANGEAPANAGAVAPKKTDNDELARDQQRGGFTYLILCTVSGVAAGLQNTG, via the coding sequence ATGGCTAAAAGTACCAAAAATAATCAGCCAGACAACAATCAACCGATCACGCAGCCCGATGCCGCACTGTTCACTTCCGGAGTAGGAACCAAAGGCCCCGAGGAACGTGATCTTCCCCAAACGTTGAAAGACGATCTCGCACTCTGCCTTGAGATTCTGCGCACCGTGCTCGGGGAATACGACAAGGATCTGCTCTCCACGTTCGATACCGTCCGCGGCTACGCCGTCAAGGCGAGCGCCGAACACTATGCGGAGACCATCGGCAAGGAACACCCCAAGGAAGACAACCTCGAGAAGGCCGAAAAGGTCATCGACGCGCTGAACGTGCATCAGGCGCAACTGCTTGCGCGCGCGCTCACCACCTACTTCCATCTGGCGAATCTGTGCGAGGAGAACTACCGTGTCTCCGTGCTGCACAAGCGCGAGGCGAACGTAAGCGAAGACGCCGCGACCGATCCCGTCAATGAACTGACGGGCGCCTACCACCAGCTCATCAACGAAATGGGCCCGGCCAAGGCCAAGAAGCTTTTGAACAAGCTCGAGTTCCACCCCGTCTTCACCGCGCACCCCACCGAGGCCCGTCGCAAGGCCGTCGAGGGCAAGATCCGCCGCATCGCAACGCTTCTGAGCGCCGGCAAGCTCTTGGGCGGGTCCGACAAGAAGGAAAACTACCGTCGTCTGTACAACGAGATCGACGCGCTCTTCCGCACCTCGCCGATCGGCGCCAAAAAGCCGACACCGGTGGAGGAAGCCGATACCATCATCGACATCTTCGACAACACGCTGTTCGACACCATCCCGCAGGTCTATCGCCGCTTCGACGATTGGATCCTGGGCGACCAGGCCGGAATCGCGGAACCGCAGTGCCCCGCGTTCTTCCATCCAGGCTCCTGGATCGGCACCGACCGCGACGGCAACCCGAACGTCACCGCCAAAGTCAGCCGCGCCGTGGCCCGCAAGTTCAGCGACCACGCCATCGAAGCGCTTGAAAAGGCGACACGCACGGCAGGCACCAACCTCACGATGGAAACCGTCACCACGCCTCCGAGCGACGAACTCGTCAACCTCTGGAGCCACCAAAAGGAAATGAGCGAGCGCCTGACCGACAAGGCCGCCGCCACTTCCTCGAACGAGCTGCACCGCGCGGTCATGCTGGTCATGGCCGACCGTCTGCATTACACCGTGGTGCGCGACGCCGACCTGATGTACAAGAGCTGCGATGACTTCATCGCCGACCTCAAGATCGTCCAGCGTTCGCTGGCGGCCGCCGGCGACAAACGTGCGGCCTACGGCCCCATTCAGGACGTCATCTGGAAGGCACAGACCTTCGGATTCCACCTCGTGGAGACCGAATTCCGCCAGCACTCGCTCGTCCATTCCCGCGCTTTGGAGGACATCCGCGAGCACGGCCTGCACGGCGAACGCGGCGAACTGCAGCCGATGACGCACGAAGTGCTCGACACCTTCCGCGCACTCGGCGCCATCCAGAAGCGCAACGGCCAGAAGGCCGCCCGCCGCTATATCATCTCCTTCACCAAGTCCGCGCAGAACATCCGCGACGTCTACGAACTCAACCGCATGGCGTTCTCGAATCCTGAGGACGTGCCGACCATCGACGTCATCCCGCTGTTTGAGCAGCTGCAGGATCTACAGAACTGCGTCGACGTGCTTGACGAAATGATCAAGATTCCCGAAGTTCAGGCTCGTTTGAAGGCCACCGGTGGCAAGCTCGAGGTCATGCTCGGCTACTCCGATTCCTCCAAGGACGCCGGCCCCACCACCGCGACGCTCGCGCTGCATTCGGCGCAAGGACGCATCGCGGAATGGGCCAAGAAGAACAACATCGATCTGACACTCTTCCACGGACGCGGTGGCGCTGTCGGTCGTGGTGGCGGCCCCGCAAACCGTGCGGTACTCGCGCAGCCTGCCGGCTCCGTCAACTGCCGTTTCAAGCTCACCGAACAAGGCGAAAGCATTTTCGCCCGCTACGGCAATCAGGCACTGGCCATTCGCCACGTCGAATCCGTGGCCGCGGCGACACTGCTGCAGTCGGCTCCGAGCATGGAGAAGACGAACACCGAAATGACCAAGAAGTACTGGGGCATGGCAGAGAAGCTCGACGAATCGGCGCATAACCGCTTCCTCGATCTGCTCAACACCCCCGACTTCACGCCGTGGTTCTCCACTGTCACGCCGCTCACCGAAATCGGCCTGCTGCCAATCGGTTCCCGCCCTGCCAAGCGTGGTCTCGGCGCCAAGTCGCTTGATGACCTGCGCACGATTCCGTGGGTATTCTCCTGGGCTCAGGCGCGCATCAACCTCGCCGCCTGGTACGGTCTGGGAACCGCATGCGAAGATTTTGGCGATCTCAAGACACTGCGCAATGCCTACAAGGAATGGCCGGTATTCTCCACGTTCATCGACAACATCGAGATGTCGCTGGCCAAGACCGACGAGCGCATCGCCAAGATGTACTTGGCACTCGGCGACCGCGACGACCTGCGCGACAAGGTGTTGAACGAGATGGAGCTCACCCGCAAGTGGGTGCTCGCCATCGTCGGCGACCAATGGCCACTGCAGCACCGCCACGTGCTCGGTCAGGCTGTCCGCGTGCGTTCGCCGTACGTCGACATCCTTTCCGTCATTCAGGTGCTCGCCCTGCGCAGCCAGCGCGAACTGCAGAAGAAGCATGATGCGGAGGCCGCCAAGGCGAGGGCGAACGGCGAGGCTCCCGCGAACGCAGGTGCCGTTGCCCCGAAGAAGACGGACAACGATGAGCTGGCCCGCGATCAACAGCGCGGCGGCTTCACCTATCTCATCCTCTGCACGGTCTCCGGCGTCGCCGCCGGCCTGCAGAACACCGGCTGA